A single window of Paracoccus albus DNA harbors:
- a CDS encoding GntR family transcriptional regulator, whose translation MTAAKTADPAAHERLYRTLRGRILVGELPPGQPLTLRGIAAEYGVSMTPAREAVRRLAAEGALTLSASGRVTTPELSVERIEELAALRALIEPELASRALPRAHFALIDRISAANGAIADAVMRHDAVSYIRSNLEFHRMLYLRAQAPAMLAIVETVWLQLGPTMRALYGRVQRNEPPRHHRMIIAALKAGDEPALRLAIRADVTHGLRHLAADAPPR comes from the coding sequence ATGACAGCAGCCAAGACCGCAGACCCCGCCGCGCATGAACGGCTTTACCGGACGCTTCGCGGGCGGATATTGGTGGGGGAGTTGCCGCCCGGCCAGCCGCTGACATTGCGCGGTATTGCGGCGGAATACGGTGTGTCCATGACGCCCGCGCGTGAAGCGGTGCGCAGGCTGGCGGCGGAAGGGGCGCTGACTCTGTCGGCCTCGGGGCGCGTCACCACACCGGAGCTTTCGGTTGAACGGATCGAGGAGCTGGCAGCCCTTCGCGCGTTGATAGAGCCTGAACTGGCATCTCGCGCCTTGCCGCGTGCGCATTTCGCGTTGATCGACAGGATAAGTGCTGCGAATGGTGCCATTGCCGATGCGGTGATGCGCCACGATGCGGTGTCCTATATCCGCAGCAATCTTGAGTTTCACCGGATGCTTTATCTGCGCGCGCAGGCCCCGGCGATGCTGGCAATCGTCGAAACAGTATGGCTGCAGCTTGGGCCGACGATGCGGGCGCTTTACGGTCGGGTGCAACGAAATGAACCGCCGCGTCATCACCGCATGATTATTGCGGCGCTGAAGGCGGGGGACGAGCCCGCGCTGCGTCTGGCGATCCGCGCCGATGTCACCCACGGGCTTCGCCATCTTGCCGCAGATGCGCCACCCCGTTGA
- a CDS encoding M48 family metallopeptidase, with the protein MSERIEIDGISVAVRRNARARRMTLRVPRAGGEVVLTLPPRASLASGRDFAVSKSDWLRRTVAAMPGPQLVGDGVTIPVAGQQVVLRALPVRMVTLADGVLAVPQGKAIGPTVQAWLKHRAHAALRESVDRHTANLGRKARALTLRDTRSRWGSCTSDGRLMFSWRLAMAPYGVLDYVAAHEVAHLAHMDHSPRFWAQVEALMPGHAQYRAWLRANGAELQAWRFKD; encoded by the coding sequence ATGTCCGAGCGGATCGAAATTGACGGTATTTCCGTGGCTGTCCGGCGCAATGCGCGCGCAAGACGGATGACACTGCGTGTGCCTCGCGCGGGTGGAGAGGTCGTCCTGACATTGCCGCCGCGGGCCAGCCTGGCGTCGGGACGGGACTTCGCGGTGTCGAAATCCGACTGGCTGCGCCGGACGGTAGCGGCGATGCCGGGGCCGCAGTTGGTGGGGGACGGCGTGACGATACCGGTCGCGGGGCAGCAGGTTGTGCTGCGCGCGCTGCCCGTGCGGATGGTGACGCTGGCCGACGGCGTGCTGGCTGTGCCGCAAGGCAAGGCGATCGGTCCGACTGTGCAGGCATGGCTGAAGCATCGGGCCCATGCGGCCCTGCGCGAATCCGTTGATCGCCATACGGCCAATCTGGGTCGCAAGGCGCGTGCGCTGACATTGCGCGACACGCGCTCTCGTTGGGGAAGCTGTACCTCCGACGGGCGGCTGATGTTTTCATGGCGGCTGGCGATGGCTCCTTACGGGGTGCTGGATTATGTCGCGGCCCATGAAGTCGCGCATCTGGCACATATGGATCACTCGCCGCGCTTCTGGGCGCAGGTCGAGGCGCTGATGCCGGGTCACGCGCAATATAGGGCGTGGTTGAGGGCAAATGGGGCAGAGCTGCAGGCATGGCGCTTCAAGGATTGA
- a CDS encoding FYDLN acid domain-containing protein, giving the protein MPKEEWGTKRLCPHCGARFYDLQNDPMTCPACGTEFTVESLTQGRGRSLVSEKTASKNDNQDDDDDLIEDDLDDDDSGDIDDDLLEDDDDNDDVSLDDIADVSNDDDDN; this is encoded by the coding sequence ATGCCCAAAGAGGAATGGGGCACGAAACGCCTCTGCCCGCATTGCGGAGCCCGTTTCTATGACCTGCAAAACGATCCGATGACCTGCCCCGCCTGCGGGACGGAATTCACCGTCGAAAGCCTGACCCAGGGACGCGGCCGTTCGCTCGTGTCGGAAAAGACTGCGTCGAAAAACGACAATCAGGACGATGATGACGATCTGATCGAAGACGATCTGGATGATGATGACAGCGGCGATATAGACGACGATCTGCTGGAAGATGACGACGACAATGACGACGTCTCGCTGGACGACATCGCCGATGTCTCGAACGACGACGACGACAACTGA
- a CDS encoding DoxX family protein: MNYQSLNRFAPTMLSVLRIASALIFMAHGTQKILGFPASERGMPEIMSRFWVAGILELVGGALLVIGLFSRPVAFILSGLMAVAYWTAHAPSHWIPAMNGGDAAILYCFVFLYIFFAGPGPLCLDASLNRDR, translated from the coding sequence ATGAACTACCAAAGCCTTAACCGCTTTGCTCCGACGATGCTCAGTGTATTGCGGATCGCATCCGCGCTGATCTTCATGGCTCATGGCACACAGAAGATCCTTGGCTTCCCAGCCAGCGAGCGCGGCATGCCCGAAATCATGTCCCGCTTCTGGGTCGCCGGCATTCTGGAGCTTGTCGGCGGCGCGCTGCTTGTGATCGGTCTGTTTTCGCGACCCGTCGCGTTCATCCTTTCCGGGCTGATGGCGGTCGCCTACTGGACCGCTCATGCACCATCGCATTGGATTCCGGCGATGAATGGAGGGGACGCAGCGATCCTTTACTGCTTCGTCTTCCTGTACATCTTTTTCGCCGGGCCCGGCCCGCTTTGCCTTGACGCAAGCCTCAATCGCGACCGCTGA
- the lpdA gene encoding dihydrolipoyl dehydrogenase, with amino-acid sequence MAQNFDVIVIGAGPGGYVAAIRAAQLGLKVACVEREHLGGICLNWGCIPTKALLRSAEVFHLMHRAKDFGLSVEKADYDIDKVIERSRGVAKQLSGGVGHLLKKNKVTVIMGEANIPAPGKVTVKTDKGSEELTAKNIILATGARARELPGLEADGKRVWSYKHALKPPHMPKKLLVIGSGAIGIEFASFFNTLGAETTVVEVMDRVLPVEDAEISGLAKKQFVKQGMKIMEKATVKSLDRQADKVVATIETGGKTEKQEFDTVISAVGIVGNVENLGLEKLGVKVDRTHVVTDEYCRTGVDGLFAIGDVAGAPWLAHKASHEGTMVAELIAGKKPHPIKPNSIPGCTYCNPQVASVGLTEEKAKAAGHDVKVGRFPFIGNGKAIALGEPEGLIKTVFDAKTGELLGAHMVGAEVTELIQGYVVGKTLETTEAELMETVFAHPTLSEMMHESVLSAYGRAIHF; translated from the coding sequence ATGGCGCAGAATTTCGATGTAATCGTAATTGGTGCAGGCCCCGGCGGTTATGTCGCCGCAATCCGTGCGGCGCAGCTTGGACTGAAGGTCGCCTGCGTTGAACGCGAACATCTGGGCGGCATTTGCCTCAACTGGGGCTGCATCCCGACCAAGGCTCTTCTGCGCTCGGCAGAGGTTTTTCATCTTATGCATCGCGCCAAGGATTTCGGCCTTTCCGTCGAAAAGGCGGATTACGACATCGATAAGGTCATCGAACGCTCACGCGGGGTGGCCAAACAACTGTCAGGCGGCGTCGGCCACTTGCTGAAGAAGAACAAGGTCACAGTGATTATGGGTGAGGCGAATATCCCCGCCCCGGGAAAAGTCACGGTCAAGACCGACAAGGGCAGTGAGGAACTGACGGCCAAGAACATCATCCTCGCGACCGGCGCACGCGCCCGCGAATTGCCCGGACTGGAAGCCGATGGCAAACGGGTGTGGAGCTATAAGCACGCGCTCAAACCGCCGCATATGCCGAAGAAGCTGCTGGTCATCGGCTCCGGCGCGATCGGCATCGAATTTGCAAGCTTCTTCAATACGCTGGGTGCCGAAACGACGGTGGTAGAGGTGATGGACCGCGTCCTTCCGGTAGAAGATGCCGAAATCAGCGGTCTGGCGAAGAAGCAATTCGTCAAACAGGGCATGAAAATCATGGAAAAGGCGACGGTCAAGTCGCTGGATCGTCAGGCCGATAAGGTCGTCGCCACTATCGAAACCGGCGGCAAGACCGAAAAGCAGGAATTCGACACGGTGATTTCGGCCGTCGGCATCGTCGGTAATGTCGAAAATCTAGGCCTCGAAAAGCTGGGCGTGAAGGTCGACCGCACACATGTCGTCACCGACGAATATTGCCGCACCGGCGTCGATGGGCTGTTCGCGATCGGTGACGTGGCAGGCGCGCCTTGGCTTGCTCATAAGGCCAGCCATGAAGGCACGATGGTGGCGGAACTGATCGCCGGTAAAAAGCCGCATCCGATCAAGCCAAACTCGATCCCCGGCTGCACCTATTGCAACCCGCAGGTCGCCTCGGTCGGCCTGACCGAAGAAAAAGCCAAGGCCGCAGGCCACGATGTGAAGGTCGGCCGCTTCCCCTTCATCGGCAATGGCAAGGCCATCGCGCTAGGCGAACCCGAGGGCCTCATCAAGACGGTCTTCGACGCCAAAACCGGCGAGCTTCTGGGCGCTCATATGGTTGGTGCCGAAGTGACAGAACTGATCCAGGGCTATGTTGTCGGCAAGACCCTTGAAACGACCGAGGCAGAACTGATGGAAACCGTCTTCGCGCATCCGACGCTGTCGGAAATGATGCACGAATCAGTCCTTTCAGCCTATGGCCGCGCCATCCACTTCTGA
- a CDS encoding DUF924 family protein, with amino-acid sequence MKPNDIISFWLDEVGQKGWYDSSPELDQTICDRFGAAWEKIDDLAAEWPKGRESSLALIILADQFPRNMFRGDARSFATDKLARRLADDAIAEGHDLATDEPERQFFYLPFEHSEEMGDQNRAVALFEERMPGENLRHAHLHRDVIRHFGRFPWRNEPLGRETTPQERALLDAGGYGALVKGTVSLADAG; translated from the coding sequence ATGAAGCCAAATGACATAATCTCGTTCTGGCTGGATGAGGTCGGGCAAAAGGGCTGGTACGACTCTAGCCCGGAACTTGATCAGACGATCTGCGACAGGTTTGGTGCGGCGTGGGAAAAAATCGACGATCTGGCCGCCGAATGGCCAAAGGGTCGCGAATCTTCGCTCGCGCTGATCATCCTGGCCGACCAGTTCCCGCGCAATATGTTCCGCGGCGATGCCCGCAGCTTCGCGACCGACAAGCTTGCCAGACGGTTGGCTGACGATGCCATTGCCGAGGGCCACGATCTTGCCACCGACGAACCCGAACGGCAGTTTTTCTACCTGCCGTTCGAACATTCCGAAGAAATGGGCGACCAGAATCGCGCAGTCGCCCTGTTCGAGGAACGTATGCCGGGCGAAAACCTTCGTCATGCTCACCTGCATCGCGATGTGATCCGCCATTTTGGGCGCTTCCCCTGGCGAAACGAACCCCTGGGGCGCGAAACCACGCCGCAAGAGCGTGCTTTGCTGGACGCTGGCGGATACGGCGCGCTTGTCAAGGGCACTGTGTCGCTTGCTGACGCAGGGTAA
- a CDS encoding MFS transporter: MISVLRSTWPLLLGIMLLLVGNGMQGTLLGIRGGIEEMSTDRLAVVMSAYFGGFLAGSLIAPGLIQRVGHVRVFAALGSLISAVLIMYAAIPNWLAWSLLRFMIGFSFSGVYITAESWLNASTSNDKRGQAMSLYMIVQMIGLVSAQFLINFGDPSGYMLFILPSVLVSLAFTPILLSVQPAPAFGTLKRMSFRKLYQISPLGCIGIFIMGSVFSALLGMTSVWGTIEGLNVRDISAIVAAIYLGGLAAQFPIGWLSDRTDRRQLVLQLLLVGIFAVTLVLLFDPGIWGTLLVAAMIGGIANPVYALLLAHTNDIMEADDMASASAGLMFLNGLGAVGGPLIVGRLMGLVGPDGYWIYIGVLLSALAVYTAWRMKKREALPTTETGGYAVVTPTISPVAVEYSFDAPQDDEGIHADAADAAAASGEPVPDFDVPVATDAAQDLVAPEDYGTTETEDPPSDQDVSRS; this comes from the coding sequence ATGATTTCCGTTCTGCGCTCAACATGGCCGCTTTTGCTTGGCATCATGCTGCTGCTGGTCGGCAACGGCATGCAGGGCACCCTGCTGGGGATTCGCGGCGGAATCGAGGAAATGTCGACCGATCGCCTTGCCGTCGTCATGTCCGCCTATTTCGGTGGCTTTCTGGCGGGCAGTCTGATCGCGCCGGGTCTGATCCAGCGGGTCGGCCATGTGCGGGTCTTTGCGGCGCTTGGTTCACTTATCTCGGCGGTACTGATCATGTATGCGGCGATTCCAAACTGGCTCGCCTGGTCGCTGCTGCGTTTCATGATCGGGTTCTCGTTTTCGGGTGTCTATATCACCGCTGAAAGCTGGCTTAACGCCTCGACCAGCAATGACAAACGCGGTCAGGCCATGTCGCTTTACATGATCGTCCAGATGATCGGTCTTGTCTCGGCGCAGTTCCTCATCAACTTCGGCGATCCCAGCGGCTACATGCTGTTCATCCTGCCATCGGTGCTGGTCTCGCTGGCCTTCACGCCGATTCTGCTCTCAGTCCAGCCGGCGCCCGCATTCGGCACGCTCAAGCGGATGAGCTTTCGGAAACTCTACCAGATCTCGCCGCTTGGCTGCATCGGTATCTTCATCATGGGCAGCGTCTTTTCTGCCCTGCTCGGCATGACTTCTGTCTGGGGCACGATCGAAGGCCTGAATGTCCGCGATATATCTGCCATCGTCGCGGCGATCTATCTGGGGGGGCTTGCCGCGCAGTTTCCCATCGGCTGGCTTTCTGACCGCACGGACCGCCGCCAGCTTGTGTTGCAATTGCTGCTGGTCGGAATATTTGCCGTCACACTGGTGCTGCTGTTCGATCCCGGCATCTGGGGTACGCTGCTTGTCGCGGCGATGATCGGCGGTATTGCCAATCCGGTCTATGCACTGCTTCTGGCCCATACCAACGACATCATGGAAGCTGACGATATGGCCTCTGCTTCTGCCGGGCTGATGTTTCTCAACGGGCTCGGTGCGGTTGGCGGACCACTGATCGTCGGCCGGCTGATGGGCCTGGTGGGACCCGACGGTTACTGGATTTATATCGGCGTTCTGCTGTCTGCCCTTGCTGTCTACACGGCTTGGCGTATGAAAAAGCGCGAGGCTTTGCCGACAACGGAAACCGGCGGTTACGCGGTCGTCACACCGACGATCAGCCCGGTGGCCGTCGAGTATTCCTTTGATGCGCCGCAGGACGATGAAGGTATTCACGCTGACGCGGCCGATGCCGCGGCGGCATCGGGCGAACCCGTCCCGGATTTTGACGTCCCGGTCGCCACAGACGCGGCACAGGACCTCGTCGCGCCAGAGGATTATGGCACAACCGAAACCGAAGATCCGCCGTCAGATCAGGACGTCTCCCGTTCCTGA
- the queA gene encoding tRNA preQ1(34) S-adenosylmethionine ribosyltransferase-isomerase QueA, whose translation MKLSDFDFHLPEGLIATRPARPRSAARLLLAERNGIFDRHVFDLPSILQPGDLLVLNDTKVIPARLTGLRERETPQGLATAKVEITLLEPNAKGWRALAKPLRKLRPGETIRFGDALSARVVDMGETDLVLEFDAAGDALDAALDRVGAMPLPPYIAAQRAPDAADRTDYQTVWARNSGAVAAPTASLHFDEDLLNKLSARNVRFAHVTLHVGAGTFLPVKVEDVTTHKMHAEWGEVTEEAASLINRTKAEGGRVIPVGTTALRLIESAASDDGQVRPFAESTEIFIYPGYRFRVTDALMTNFHLPKSTLLMLVSALMGQARIFDIYRHAVESGYRFFSYGDASLLIPERSE comes from the coding sequence ATGAAGCTGTCAGACTTTGATTTCCACCTGCCCGAAGGGCTGATCGCGACGCGACCTGCGCGGCCGCGCAGTGCCGCGCGCCTGCTGTTGGCCGAGCGCAACGGCATATTCGACCGCCATGTCTTTGATTTGCCGTCTATTCTGCAGCCCGGCGACCTGCTGGTTCTCAATGATACGAAGGTCATTCCCGCGCGCCTGACCGGGCTGCGAGAACGAGAAACGCCGCAGGGGCTTGCCACGGCCAAAGTAGAAATCACCTTGCTGGAACCTAACGCAAAGGGCTGGCGGGCCCTGGCAAAGCCGCTGCGGAAGCTGAGGCCGGGTGAGACGATCAGATTCGGCGATGCCCTGTCGGCCCGCGTGGTGGACATGGGTGAGACGGATCTTGTCCTTGAATTCGACGCGGCAGGCGACGCGCTTGATGCCGCGCTTGATCGCGTGGGTGCGATGCCGTTGCCGCCTTATATCGCGGCGCAAAGGGCACCCGATGCGGCCGACCGGACCGACTATCAGACCGTCTGGGCGCGCAATTCTGGCGCGGTCGCGGCACCGACAGCAAGCCTGCACTTCGATGAAGACCTGCTGAACAAGCTTAGCGCCCGTAACGTTCGTTTCGCGCATGTCACCCTGCATGTCGGGGCCGGCACCTTCCTGCCCGTGAAGGTCGAGGATGTGACCACCCACAAGATGCATGCGGAATGGGGGGAGGTCACGGAAGAGGCGGCTTCGCTCATCAATCGTACGAAGGCAGAAGGCGGGCGCGTCATCCCAGTTGGCACCACAGCATTGCGCCTTATCGAATCTGCGGCTTCTGACGATGGTCAGGTCCGGCCCTTCGCTGAAAGTACCGAAATCTTCATATATCCCGGGTATCGCTTCCGGGTGACCGATGCACTGATGACCAATTTCCACCTGCCAAAATCAACCCTGCTGATGCTCGTCTCGGCGCTGATGGGGCAGGCTCGCATCTTCGATATCTATCGTCACGCGGTGGAATCCGGCTACCGCTTCTTCTCATACGGCGATGCCTCGCTGCTGATCCCCGAGAGGTCCGAATGA
- the map gene encoding type I methionyl aminopeptidase, with amino-acid sequence MNDGTTTREGIRIHQPADFAGMHKAGKLAARILDDVGALVQPGTTTGEVDDFIRQSVEAAGATSATIGYRGYQHASCISVNHVVCHGIPGDKLLKDGDILNVDVTVIVDGWYGDSSRMYVAGKPSVKARRLIQVTHDALMKGIEAVRPGATFGDIGWAIQEYAETQRMSVVRDFCGHGLGRVFHAPPNVLHFGRPGKGPMIEEGMFFTIEPMINLGRPETKVLADDWTAVTRDKSLSAQFEHSIGVTASGADIFTLSPGGKFFPDID; translated from the coding sequence ATGAACGACGGCACGACAACCCGCGAAGGCATCCGCATTCACCAACCGGCAGATTTCGCCGGAATGCACAAGGCTGGCAAGCTTGCTGCCCGGATACTTGATGATGTCGGGGCCCTTGTCCAACCGGGTACGACGACGGGTGAGGTCGACGATTTCATCCGGCAAAGCGTCGAAGCCGCCGGTGCCACCTCTGCCACCATCGGCTATCGCGGCTATCAGCACGCGAGCTGTATCAGCGTGAATCACGTCGTCTGCCACGGTATTCCCGGCGATAAGCTGTTGAAAGATGGTGACATCCTGAATGTCGACGTGACGGTGATTGTCGATGGCTGGTACGGTGACAGCTCGCGCATGTATGTCGCGGGTAAGCCTTCTGTAAAAGCGAGGCGTCTGATTCAGGTCACCCATGACGCGCTGATGAAGGGAATCGAGGCTGTTCGTCCGGGCGCCACATTTGGCGATATCGGCTGGGCGATACAGGAATATGCCGAAACGCAGCGCATGTCGGTCGTGCGCGACTTCTGCGGTCACGGTCTTGGCCGTGTGTTTCATGCCCCGCCGAACGTCCTTCATTTTGGTCGCCCCGGTAAGGGTCCGATGATCGAGGAAGGAATGTTCTTTACCATTGAACCGATGATCAATCTCGGCCGGCCTGAAACCAAGGTGCTGGCGGATGACTGGACAGCTGTGACGCGTGACAAATCCCTGTCGGCCCAGTTCGAACATTCGATCGGGGTAACGGCGAGCGGCGCGGATATCTTTACCCTGTCGCCGGGCGGCAAGTTCTTTCCGGATATTGATTGA
- a CDS encoding competence/damage-inducible protein A, which yields MQSDNKTAAILVIGDEILSGRTREGNAHHLAGVLNAVGIDLKEIRVVADEQNLIVEAIRALDSSLGGRYDLLFTSGGIGPTHDDVTADSVAEAFGVGIEMHEEALAAMRERWEKRGVPVTGNRLRMARVPLTAELITNKVSAAPGFHIGNTYVMAGVPEVFRAMVDAILPSLPTGRTPVSESLDINRGESDVADDLKSVADEYTDLSLGSYPWHRDGSYGTVLVVRGLDGARVAAAMADLKQRIGM from the coding sequence ATGCAATCCGACAACAAGACAGCCGCAATCCTCGTGATCGGCGACGAAATTCTGTCCGGCCGCACGCGCGAGGGTAACGCACATCACCTCGCCGGCGTCCTGAATGCCGTTGGCATCGACCTGAAGGAAATCCGTGTGGTCGCCGATGAGCAGAACCTGATTGTAGAGGCGATCCGCGCGCTCGACAGTTCTCTGGGCGGGCGCTACGACCTGCTGTTCACCTCTGGCGGTATCGGGCCAACCCATGACGATGTGACGGCGGATTCGGTTGCCGAGGCCTTCGGCGTAGGGATCGAGATGCATGAAGAAGCACTTGCCGCGATGCGAGAGCGTTGGGAAAAACGCGGAGTCCCGGTGACAGGCAACCGCCTGCGCATGGCCCGCGTGCCGCTGACGGCGGAACTTATTACCAACAAGGTCAGCGCGGCCCCTGGCTTCCATATTGGCAATACCTACGTCATGGCGGGTGTGCCAGAGGTCTTCCGGGCCATGGTCGATGCGATTCTGCCAAGCCTGCCAACCGGACGCACTCCGGTAAGCGAATCTCTCGACATCAACCGTGGTGAGTCGGATGTGGCGGATGATCTGAAATCGGTGGCCGACGAATATACGGATTTGTCGCTTGGGTCATATCCCTGGCACCGGGACGGCAGCTACGGGACAGTTCTGGTCGTGCGGGGCCTTGATGGCGCACGCGTGGCGGCGGCAATGGCCGACCTGAAGCAGCGGATCGGCATGTGA
- a CDS encoding GNAT family N-acetyltransferase — MTASHDDIESAFEASWPAADYAEAGAFRVGRGLGGGKRVASARAVSSDWTDTDIDDAIEIHRRWNQPAIFRVLDGEDRLAAALQSRGFRGHTRTRMMMAPVSALTDLAVPPVTSFAVWPPLAIQHELWAEQGIGRERQAVMARVRLNKAALLGRIEDRAAAVGFIAAAGDVAVLHALEVLPAMRRKGLAGWMMREAAFWAKANGAKSMLLAVTAENTGAVALYQNLGFSGISAYRYFQP; from the coding sequence GTGACAGCTTCCCACGACGACATAGAAAGCGCATTCGAGGCAAGCTGGCCTGCTGCGGACTATGCTGAGGCCGGTGCATTTCGTGTCGGCCGGGGTTTGGGCGGCGGAAAGCGGGTGGCGTCAGCGCGGGCCGTCTCCTCGGACTGGACCGACACCGATATAGACGACGCCATTGAAATTCATCGCCGGTGGAATCAACCGGCGATCTTTCGGGTTCTGGACGGGGAAGACAGGCTGGCTGCGGCTTTGCAATCGCGGGGCTTTCGCGGCCATACCCGAACCAGAATGATGATGGCACCAGTTTCGGCGCTCACCGATCTTGCGGTTCCGCCGGTGACAAGCTTTGCGGTCTGGCCACCATTGGCAATCCAGCACGAGCTTTGGGCCGAGCAGGGCATTGGCCGGGAACGTCAGGCGGTGATGGCGCGGGTTCGGCTTAACAAAGCGGCACTGCTTGGCCGCATAGAGGACCGCGCCGCCGCTGTCGGCTTTATCGCGGCAGCCGGTGATGTCGCTGTTCTGCACGCGCTTGAGGTGCTACCCGCAATGCGTCGCAAGGGACTTGCGGGCTGGATGATGCGTGAGGCGGCGTTCTGGGCAAAAGCAAATGGCGCGAAATCTATGCTGCTTGCCGTGACTGCGGAAAACACGGGCGCTGTGGCCCTGTACCAAAATCTCGGCTTTTCAGGGATCAGCGCCTACCGCTATTTTCAGCCCTGA
- a CDS encoding DUF6478 family protein has protein sequence MGFRPYSWLDQMARRIAASSWASIGKKAPAMRPAHLRALRADAAGLSADLDRFLMMSAERVHASRAELATLPLPAGTDWRWRPEFLDGAIRKHGIAAPQSGAKLTEGAAIWHDCPASALIFKQIRNVDSTDLAAFGLQLETFNFSGSFLSLSVDLPEHVLNGLTREHIIRLELVVRMERDQEVYARLNIGSGPNTEEVIRHLGSLQPGNTNSQVIEFDLALTEMNEKRLDKAWLDLIFEKPVMNAASIREMIFSRHLRANV, from the coding sequence TTGGGTTTTCGACCATATAGTTGGCTGGATCAGATGGCGCGGCGCATTGCTGCGTCAAGCTGGGCCAGTATCGGCAAGAAGGCACCTGCAATGCGCCCCGCGCATCTGCGAGCTCTGCGTGCCGATGCGGCCGGGCTGAGCGCAGATCTTGACCGTTTTCTGATGATGTCGGCAGAGCGGGTCCATGCGAGCCGGGCAGAGCTTGCGACCTTGCCCCTGCCGGCCGGAACGGACTGGCGGTGGCGTCCAGAGTTTCTTGACGGCGCAATCCGCAAACATGGCATTGCTGCGCCGCAAAGTGGTGCGAAGCTGACCGAGGGTGCCGCGATCTGGCACGACTGCCCTGCAAGTGCGCTGATTTTCAAGCAAATCCGTAATGTCGATTCGACAGACCTTGCGGCTTTTGGTTTGCAGCTAGAGACATTCAATTTCAGCGGCAGCTTTCTGTCACTGTCCGTAGACCTGCCGGAACATGTGCTGAACGGTCTGACCCGCGAGCATATCATCCGGCTTGAGCTTGTCGTGCGGATGGAGCGCGATCAGGAAGTTTATGCCCGCCTGAATATCGGCAGCGGGCCGAATACCGAAGAAGTCATCCGGCACTTGGGCAGCTTGCAGCCAGGCAACACAAACTCGCAAGTGATCGAGTTTGATCTGGCGCTTACCGAAATGAATGAGAAGAGGCTGGATAAGGCCTGGCTGGACCTGATCTTTGAAAAGCCCGTGATGAATGCCGCCTCGATACGCGAGATGATTTTCTCTCGTCACTTGCGTGCGAATGTATAG
- a CDS encoding CAP domain-containing protein → MKLRKVVPPLAVIFAVSGSIFVSQAAFAELVPRPSTTSPRLPSGVVRIQGGGETRISPGGAASCVQTTRAEAEAAVTATNAIRAQRRLKPLSTNLKLQRAAEAHACEMAQRGIMSHRGKGGSGPAARVKRNGFRPRITAENIAAGRFDLNRVIHEWASSRYHLSNIMLRRVTEHGIGHAIGADGKTVFWAAVYASGR, encoded by the coding sequence TTGAAACTTCGAAAAGTTGTCCCGCCATTGGCGGTAATTTTTGCGGTTTCGGGCAGTATTTTCGTGTCCCAGGCCGCATTCGCCGAACTGGTTCCGCGCCCGTCGACAACCTCGCCGCGCCTGCCTTCAGGGGTCGTAAGAATTCAGGGCGGGGGCGAGACCCGAATTTCGCCTGGCGGGGCCGCATCATGTGTACAGACCACCCGGGCAGAGGCCGAAGCAGCGGTTACAGCAACGAATGCCATTCGCGCGCAGCGAAGGCTGAAACCTTTATCCACGAATCTCAAACTGCAACGCGCGGCAGAGGCGCATGCTTGCGAAATGGCACAGCGCGGCATCATGAGCCATCGTGGCAAGGGTGGCAGCGGTCCTGCCGCGCGGGTAAAGCGCAACGGTTTCCGTCCACGGATCACCGCCGAAAACATCGCCGCCGGACGGTTTGATCTGAACCGCGTCATCCATGAATGGGCCAGTTCACGTTACCACCTGTCGAACATAATGCTGAGGCGCGTCACCGAACACGGCATCGGGCACGCGATCGGGGCCGATGGTAAGACGGTGTTCTGGGCGGCAGTTTACGCAAGCGGGCGGTGA